The segment gaaaaaattttaaaagaaaatttcggaaaatttattaacacaattgcaaaaaatcacatctacgtaaagaaatgtcaaatgttagaataacAACGTCATAAATTATTCTATATAGAGCACATTCGTCATTGATCAAGACTGGGAATCTACAGAAATTGCTATTTAGAACAACTTAAGTTAGCTAACTCCCTCCCATCCTAAGTTACTCAAATATCAAGagatttctaaatattttcctcccaaaaatttcaaaatctcccaataaatttaccaaaaaaaaacacaacaaatGTACTACAGATTGATTAACACGAAATCTATTACATACAAATGCACACAATCGGAAACATTACTATTATTGTGAGATTCATGAGGTGGGATTGCTTGGGATTGTCTGTTTTCTGCTTCATAATTCCACTGAATTCCCTCCGCAAATTGACCATGTAACGTATTTTTCTGCAATTCTCACTGTTGGGGAAAAAGTCTCTGCAATTAATTGCAACATAATTGcagtgagtattttttttttaccagagACTGCACTTCTTTTCGCGCATTCTTTGAGTTGTCCCCACAACACCTCGTCGGACGGACGCCCCCGTGGGGAAACATGgtatgtgtggaaaaattaatcgATTTATGATTTGTCGCATGTTTGATGGTGAAACTTGTCATCTCGAAATCTGATCTCCCTGGGGGCCATTAAAAGTCCATcgagatgaaaattaatggtgatattttaatacaaattacaCCTGAAATTATAGTTATTATCACctgaaatgtaataaaaaaagtgcGCGTGTTTgcttcaaattgaatttctttcagGCTCGTGGAAATGTTAATTGAAATATCTTtcgtgaataaattaaattttttcatgtCCCCCCTGTCGGTGTGATTTACTAATGAAATTTGCAAACGACAATGTTGTGATCATGATTGCCAATAAGGAAATTTCTTCATCGAAAAAATAGAACAAATTCATGGGAGTTTTCATGTGAAGTTCCTCAAGAGTCTGGGTTGTGTGGACAGGGCACGAAAAAATACCACAAAGCATATGGCACACAAAATTGCCATAGATTCTGTTGCACTTTTGTACAATCTGTATATTGCATCAAAAAATGACTGGGAAATTGTTGCACCTTCTCACATGCTCGCACTTTTGATCTGGTAAGCaacatttcttatttttcatacatacatCTATACCACAAAGGGCATTGGgtaaaagaaattacattGCGTTTTCCCTCTACCATCGCGTAAACCAcgtttttcttctcctttttgcagagtgcagaaaattgaaaatcattcacaaTATACTCCACTTTCGATCGGTATAGTGTtagcaaataatttattgtttgttttCAATTAGTCGGGGTGGTGGGTGCAATCTTTTTTCTCCAACATTTCAgcacacaaattaattttgcttgTATAAAAGCTCACCTACTGCCCTGAAGACAAACAGTCTTTTTTCATCCTTCAACAGCAAGTGCGAATTTTCCGCGAGTTCTTTCGCACAGGTATTCTCTCTCCAGGATAATTCCAGCTCCGATACACCATGCAGAGCCTCAAGGTACACGATCTAATTGTTTTAAACGTCTCTTCACAACGGAAAATAAGTGTTTTTGtgatcacaaaattatttcttgaaaagaattgttcttatttgtttattctttgtgaaaaaaatcatttttttttaagaatgattgtgataaaaaatagtaaaatagaCAAAGTGACGAAAAAGTGCCAATGAATGATTGAGTAACGAGAGGAATAGACCATTGAGTCCATTCGTTATTAgttgtgattatttttttgggataAACTTACAGCTAAATCGTTTTTGTAAAATGTGCAATCTATGAGAAGTCTCGCTTTATTCAATAACATGATAAATCTCAATAGTTTTTTATGCAATGCTTTACAATTCAAACTATTCAATCCCTAACATATAGCTTCTCCAACCAATGAAAGtactaattaaataatttctgctttcaaaatttattgcaaaaattttattatatgacACACATATTAGTTTTCTAAGAAAATGAAACCCATACAAGATAATCTTTATCTCAATGGTGTATCAGAGAAAgagttttgtatttaattcaatCGATTATTCAATTGAAGAACGAATGAAAGGGTCGAGCTCTCTTTGTTCAATGCGCAGTCTTCGTTAGTAAATTTCACCTCGTTTTTGCGTTTCTCtgcaaagtctaaaaaaaagtgtgaagCATAGATGTTACATAagagattttccttaaatattgCAATTAGTGAATTTAAAACTCATTCAACCAATATGCCATTTAATAAACCGTTTGTGCTTCGTCGAACCGTGAAAAGTTCTCTTCACATTGGCATTGGATGCATTAAAGTGAAAAGTCCTTGGTTTAAACTTTGGAATTGGACTTTTTTATGGTTTCGCATATTAAGTCATTTCTCCGgtgatttatttgaatgtgAAGTAAAGGAAGCACGGGAACACACTGTAAAGAATGCCAATTATCAGCAATTTAGTTTCCTCTTTCGCCAATGTTTTTgaataagaattaaataagatgtttgatgagaattttttcttaaaataaaattaacaaaaaaatcttcttggaAGATTTTTAACTTAGAActtattaaaaacatttaaaattattatatgtgATTTTCATCGAGGTGGATTTAAATGAACAAATTTATTGTAAGGATTTAGAACAAAATGGAAACCCCAAAAATCCTTCGTGGAAGATAAAAGCTCCTGAAAGCTCTAAACAattggaaaagatttttcttttgagaatgtcaatctttgagaaaattcaaatatttgcataggggtaactggggcaaaatgttatttcgcaaggttcggaaaatggactgaaaatgcattttcctattgagatagaaagaaatcgtgtgagacaaagttgtagcctagaaaatttcctataagacagtcgtcattataaaattaaaatattttctcagtacataccaaggaaaatatacttcacaattaaaattaacaaattgccccatgttcccctacaTATTAGATGAAATAACTAACTCTTTCAAATAACTAAAATgtcaaatcaatttaatagatagagagaggaaaatttaatttatttaattagataAAGAACAAGAAAcagaaataatatatttttacaacTCTCTTCAATCCAGGTTATTAGTTTCTTCGCTTGTGTCGCCGTTGCAGCCGCAGGAGTGGCACAGAGCTATGTCCACAGGCACGATCGTCACCACAGCATTGGCTATGGAGGAGGCTACGGTGGTGGCTATGGATACGGGGGTGGTTTTGGAGGAGGTGATGGAGGATTTGGAGGTGGTGCTGGTGGTGGTTTCGGCGGTGGTGCAGGTGCTGGCTTTGGTGGTGGTGCTGGAGGTGGTGCCGGAGGATTTGGTGGTGATGTCGGTGGTGGATACGGTGGTGGATATGGCGATCATTACTgggtaaataattttaagaaaagttccCATACTTTTCGCTTACTTTCAttataaatacataatacgcgattttcttttagcattACCCACATTACAAATTCGATTATGGAGTAAAAGACTTCCACACTGGTGATCACAAGAAACAGTGGGAACAGAGGCATGGTGATTCAGTGAAAGGTGAGTGTCTCCGTAGAGTGTGTTCTCAAAGCGATAGCGGCGCAATGCAAAGAGCTttgagtaaaataatttatgttgcGGTATGCTTTCAGGCGGATACTACCTCTACGAACCCGACGGTACCAAGCGTGTGGTTGAGTACGTCGCTGATAAACATCATGGATTCAATGCGATTGTGAAGAAGATTGGACATGCTCATCATCCACACATTTACGGAGGGGCTGGAGGATTTGGTGGAGCAGGCGGGGCTGGAGGATTCGGTGGAGCTGGCGGTGCTGGAGGATTCGGTGGAGCTGGTGGTGCTGGAGGATTTGGTGGAGCTGGTGGTGCTGGAGGGTTCGGAGGCGCAGGGGGTGCTGGTGGATTTGGGGGAGCCGGTGGAGCTGGTAGCTTCGGAGGTGCCGGAGGGTTCGGTGGAGCGGGAGGTGCTGGAGCTGCTGGAGGTGCCGGAGGATTTGATGGAGGTTTCGGTGGCGGCTATGGAGGAGGATACGGCTATGGGGTCCATGGACATGGAGCCTACAgctacaacaacaacaacctCTACGCATAAACCCCATATTTAGGTCAAATTTAGTTAGAGTAAAGTATATTGatgagaataagaaaaaaaatgagaaatctcCTCCAGAGCATTTGTgataatttacatttcactCCTCTGCCGATGACGACACATGGCCAATATCAtctagtttaattttaatttcattattcATCACTTTCTAGTAATTATCatactcatttttttatgtaaaaaaaacgcTTCACAGGAGCATATGTAATGTTAAtattaattgtaattttaaataaattataaaaaaaacacataataatcataaaaattcccTGTAGAGCTTTTACATTGTGGTTAACGATCACACATAGTGAATTTTGTGCGATCTTTCCTTCTAAATGATCACATAAAATcagtacgaaaaaaaatcaactcaatTCATTCGTAATGATCATGTTGAACTTGTTTTATTGTCCATTTgcttttctaaaagaaaatcaattattacCAACTACATGTACTAAcactttatttaaattgacgAATGAAATTCCCCCAACAATAACGCATGAAGATCAACATTTCTTCCATCGCGCGTCAATCAATAAGAAAGAAGGTATTCAATTAAACGTGcgttaaaaatacaaattaatatcATCTTATTAATCTATTGCTGAAAGTGCAAATACTAATTCTTGATCATTACAATCTCAAAGTGGTATTCATCCCAGCAATAGTTTTGCATTTGTGCGATCGTGTCACTAACCCCCttcttatatttattttcactatGCGAAAAACCAGCTCTGAATAGAAATCGAAACTGTTTCAagaataaagtgaaaatatcCACGTAGAAGCTAATAAATTTCTCCCTTTCAATCTCTACAAACGTTGGATAATGCGCGGGAAAAATTATGCCCTCTGACACATACATATGCGCTTTTGCGATGATATTATTGACCTACAGCAACCCATGGAAGAGCTATATGCATCGCATGGAAAATCCAACTGGTTCTTATAGGTGAATGTTAGTGAAATGGTCACACAACTGTCTCATTGAAAGTGAAACACCATCGTGATAAAAGCTTCAAGCAATATGatgagagagcaaaaaaaaaagcttcacgATCGCCGCATATGATAATTACTTCTTCCACTTGATCACGATCAcgtatgaaataaattttgaaaaaaaaattgcatttatcaACGACCTTTTCCTAAGTCTAAATACGCATTACAATGTACATGCTGGCAGTATAGACTTCATAAATACGCCGACAAAATCGtgaaatttcacattaaagCAGCTTTATTTTCCCCTCTGAAAAACTGCATCACCAACCACGATCTTCCTCAACAATTTCTCCCACCATGATCGCGGTGCGGATCTCATCTTATACTTTCATTGCCAAGGTCTTGGTGATGTGTGTACCTGAGAGTCAAGTGGGTGATTCATGAGCGTGTTGCGCCGTGAAAGAGCCATTTGCAGGAGATGCAGAAAAACCTCTCATGAGCGTATAAATACGCCAAACTGAAGATGCTTCAGTGACAAAGTGAAAAGTGCATTCAAGTGATCAAGTGATCTCCACAAAGCTCCTTCAAAAGTCTTGTGAAGTGATTTTCTAACATTATCATTTCATCCACGCAGTGAATGGATTTCTGCAAAAGTTTGTGCTGAATAGATACAAATTTTCTACGTAGATACAAATGAGTGGAAAATGTCCTTTATTGATAAGAAGGTGCGATAAACTTTCTATGTGCTTTCACTATTTGTTTCGTGAACTAGACTAGAAATCACAAAGTTGAAATGAAAGCTCGCGATCACTTTTCTTAGATAGTTTTGCGATGATGCTAAACTATCGCAACGAGTGAATTTCCAGGGGGTCGTGCAGAGTAAAAGATCACGATATTGAATGATTTTACAGTAGATTTTGCGAAATAACTTAATTTTCCGCCATACATCACGATATACTTGATatttttgagatgaaaaattgaagaaatatcaAATCACGCGATCTTTTAATGTCTCTCACAGCCTAAGGACTATTAAATCCTGACAAGATTTTCCATGTAgcttaaagcttttttatccACCTAACTTTCACACTTAAATCTATGACTCTATCTCCATAGACATGCAAGAAATATGTTGTTGAAGCTATATCACGATTTTTTCTCgcacaaaaatgaagaaatttaatcgTTGCGGATTAAACCCTCAATCTGTTAAAGACTTGACGTCGCAAAATCTCCTCAGACGTTCTCGAgtgaatatttgattttattccaCGAAATTCTAATAATATCGCGTGCATTACTTCCTTCATCTGtgctcaatgaaaaaaaaacttgcagtTCATGTGAGAATTAAAATCACATTAAGAACACCAATTGATCTGCATTAGCAGCGTGtcaatttgaaggaaatttaattgaaaaattgtcttCCAATTTAATTGTACTTATCAAAGTAATTTCTCACTCAATTCAAAATCCATAAAACTCCCATTTTCCCCAGGGCATTGAGTCAACAAACCAAATATGCGTCAACTCTGCgctaagtttttctttattttttccacctcACTACAAAACGAGAACAAGAAGTGAGAAATTCTGCGAAGtcacccggcgtctccataATATCCAACTCATTTCGCATACGACACAAGACAAAcaaatttccaatttaaaataatacacCTCGGGGGCAAAGTCGTAATTCTTTTCCCatatatgcaaaaaaagaataaaataaaaaaattcacatgtttgattaacttttaattgcattttgctCGCAATTGCACGcacattgcaataaattaatttcattgaaactGAACAACATcatttggtttaaaaaatcctGATGTGTCAATTATGCAAAGTCAAAGAGCTCAAAGAGTGTCTCTCACAGCTATATTATTTTCCATCTTGGTATTTCTTATTAATAACTAACTTACTATATGCACCTGAAGCCGGTATGCAATTTGTATTGAGGTACTTCCAacatttatgcatttttacaGTACATGTCATGGTGAAATGGAAACTTATTTAAGCACGTTCAGAAGACAAGATGATAGGTAACTTAAATATTAAGGCGAttttcaagaaagaaaaactttgctggattaatgaaatcaaaagaaatgaaactttctaaaaactttcatttagAAAGTAATTCAAATGATTATATGAAAAGACTATCCTGGAAAATTTGGAAATGTATTCTGTTGTAAATTGTGTGTAAGtagtgtaaaataaatttgcttcAGGAGAACAAAAGGATAAAAACGGAAAATGTATCTTAATGGCAGAATTGTGCCTTTAATAAGGAAACATTTCTCGATGCTGACCAGAGGATAAACGATTTTCCTACTTTTTTACTACGTTCGGCCTAAAACATCTGCTTCAGGAGCTTTCAGGGAAGCTTTtgaataaagtgaaaattcatttaaaaaactacgacctataaaatataaagaagaGAACAAAAGTATGACCAAGTACTGTTCATGGATTTAATTGGCAAAACGCACACTTATCGTCGATTTTGAGTTTTCTAGAACGTGGAATACAACCTGCGTCGGATGAATTTCCCAATCAGAGAGTCAAAGCTGTTAAATAATTGGTTTTAGTGCTTAAAAGGAGGGAGAGAGTGTGTGAGAGCTTACggcgaattttctttttttttccagatAGTTCCAATCATGTGGAAACTCTTAGTGATCACGACACTCCTCATGGACGTGACGAGACACAGGG is part of the Lutzomyia longipalpis isolate SR_M1_2022 chromosome 3, ASM2433408v1 genome and harbors:
- the LOC129794299 gene encoding uncharacterized protein LOC129794299; translated protein: MQSLKVISFFACVAVAAAGVAQSYVHRHDRHHSIGYGGGYGGGYGYGGGFGGGDGGFGGGAGGGFGGGAGAGFGGGAGGGAGGFGGDVGGGYGGGYGDHYWHYPHYKFDYGVKDFHTGDHKKQWEQRHGDSVKGGYYLYEPDGTKRVVEYVADKHHGFNAIVKKIGHAHHPHIYGGAGGFGGAGGAGGFGGAGGAGGFGGAGGAGGFGGAGGAGGFGGAGGAGGFGGAGGAGSFGGAGGFGGAGGAGAAGGAGGFDGGFGGGYGGGYGYGVHGHGAYSYNNNNLYA